Proteins from a genomic interval of Desulfovibrio litoralis DSM 11393:
- a CDS encoding flagellar hook protein FlgE, whose product MSLTASMWTSVSGLINHGEKMNVIGNNIANINTVGFKGQRMDFMDFVYQETGSASGFSQIGRGVSIGAIYGDFGQGALETSTEVTDLAISGKGYFSVVPKGTENAYYTRAGNFRFDKDGYLTDPHGYVLQGWEVPRDQAIAGSNSSSALRGAGAVKDIRLDDFSVSPRHTNNITFNVQLNNDGKSNSVSMGELPAPVTDPGAVLTSNAANNAFDKITFNGKVYNLIEPVDNHATSGSFIYNGNILNVSFAATAFPGAGNTATAPQAMTASFPPVTRNISATFVGTNIGTAAGAYTKVTIDGKEHDLVDANGVTLPSPGINSSNPGPFFILKDNTLVKISLPPLTNIDPTDPSISSTVSAVSSIETPNSTPFFALFNKWDANKTPTLAGTAYEYSTNLKIYDEGGAAHVVTVYFDRVMNQEVNGGDPSAILWEYIVTMDPADDKRSFNGGVAGAPFDSVSGNKNAGLLMTGTMSFDSKGQLKDSTAFAPDGGMTVAGMTDLENWKPAVLSDTGLPLFAANFSGREGQSFVNPTDAPSLEFATAINFGIRNTSGTWNLPNGVTSAAHIGIDATKLPSMDNSLSPLERSSAPSTSYGSPSATILQKQDGYSYGFLSNVSVSAEGVISGRYSNGVIKELYQITLFDFVSQHELRREGGNLFTQTRESGESNPGIANNNGMGAVKSNSLEQSNVDLSREFTQMITTQRGFQANSKGITTVDTMLETVIGMKR is encoded by the coding sequence ATGAGTTTAACAGCCAGTATGTGGACTAGCGTATCAGGTCTTATTAACCACGGTGAAAAAATGAACGTTATTGGTAACAATATCGCAAACATCAACACTGTTGGTTTTAAAGGTCAACGCATGGATTTTATGGATTTCGTTTATCAAGAAACAGGTAGTGCTTCCGGTTTTTCACAAATCGGGCGTGGCGTTTCGATTGGTGCAATTTACGGAGACTTTGGTCAAGGAGCGTTAGAAACTTCTACTGAAGTTACTGACCTTGCTATTTCTGGTAAGGGTTACTTTAGTGTTGTTCCAAAAGGAACAGAAAACGCTTATTATACCCGTGCCGGTAACTTTAGATTTGATAAAGACGGCTACCTTACAGACCCCCATGGTTATGTATTGCAAGGTTGGGAAGTTCCAAGAGACCAAGCTATTGCTGGCTCGAACTCTAGTTCTGCCCTTAGAGGTGCGGGAGCTGTTAAAGATATTCGTTTAGATGATTTTTCTGTTTCCCCACGGCATACAAATAATATTACTTTTAACGTTCAGCTAAATAATGATGGAAAAAGCAACTCAGTCAGCATGGGAGAATTACCTGCCCCTGTTACAGACCCGGGTGCTGTACTTACATCTAATGCGGCAAATAATGCTTTTGATAAAATAACTTTTAATGGCAAAGTTTATAATTTGATAGAGCCAGTGGATAATCATGCTACCAGTGGAAGCTTTATTTACAACGGTAACATTCTCAATGTTTCCTTTGCTGCTACTGCTTTTCCTGGTGCTGGCAATACAGCGACAGCACCTCAAGCAATGACTGCTTCATTCCCTCCTGTTACACGTAATATTTCAGCGACCTTTGTTGGAACTAATATAGGAACTGCTGCCGGAGCTTATACTAAGGTTACAATAGATGGAAAGGAACACGATCTTGTTGATGCAAATGGCGTAACCCTACCATCCCCAGGAATTAATAGTTCCAACCCTGGTCCTTTTTTTATCTTAAAAGATAATACCCTTGTTAAGATTTCTCTTCCTCCACTTACTAACATTGACCCAACAGATCCATCAATAAGCAGTACAGTAAGTGCTGTAAGTTCTATTGAAACTCCTAATTCCACCCCATTCTTTGCTCTATTTAATAAATGGGACGCAAATAAAACTCCAACTCTTGCCGGAACAGCTTATGAATACTCCACAAACTTAAAAATTTACGACGAAGGTGGTGCCGCCCACGTTGTTACTGTATATTTTGATAGAGTAATGAATCAAGAAGTAAACGGAGGCGACCCAAGTGCTATCCTTTGGGAATATATAGTGACTATGGACCCAGCGGACGACAAGCGTAGCTTTAATGGTGGTGTAGCCGGAGCTCCATTTGACTCAGTATCCGGCAATAAAAATGCAGGTTTATTAATGACTGGAACAATGAGCTTTGACTCTAAAGGTCAATTAAAAGACTCTACTGCTTTTGCTCCGGACGGTGGCATGACTGTAGCAGGCATGACAGATTTAGAAAACTGGAAACCAGCGGTATTATCTGATACGGGTTTACCTTTATTTGCCGCTAACTTTAGCGGACGCGAAGGTCAAAGCTTCGTTAACCCAACTGACGCTCCTTCTTTAGAATTTGCTACTGCGATAAACTTTGGTATCCGTAATACTTCTGGTACGTGGAACTTGCCAAACGGTGTAACTAGTGCCGCCCATATTGGTATTGATGCTACTAAACTACCAAGTATGGATAACAGCTTAAGCCCATTAGAAAGAAGTTCAGCACCTAGTACCAGTTATGGTTCTCCGAGTGCGACTATTTTACAAAAACAAGACGGTTATTCTTACGGATTTTTAAGTAACGTTAGTGTTTCTGCTGAGGGTGTTATTAGCGGACGTTATTCAAACGGAGTTATTAAAGAGCTATATCAAATTACTCTTTTTGACTTCGTTAGCCAACACGAACTGCGTAGAGAAGGCGGAAACCTCTTTACTCAAACTCGTGAATCAGGTGAATCTAACCCGGGTATTGCCAATAACAACGGTATGGGTGCAGTAAAGTCAAACTCATTAGAACAGTCAAACGTTGACTTGTCTCGTGAATTTACTCAGATGATTACCACTCAACGTGGATTCCAAGCAAACAGCAAAGGAATTACCACTGTTGATACCATGCTCGAAACCGTAATCGGTATGAAGCGTTAA
- a CDS encoding MATE family efflux transporter, producing MIEKIKNTLKKRWGGNCGYAEVLRVGLPLVVSMASVTVILFTDRLFLSHYSLDAIAAALPAGLVHLTIMLTLTGLCAYSSVFIAQYTGAGQKEKVGLALWQGIWIGLICSTLFTLCYFIADIIFSFGDHSQNIKMLEIAYFRILCLGATPFLLNAVLGGFYAGRGITKPVLWANLLAAFINIPLDYILIFGKFGFPELGVEGAALASVAGALAGTIFFIFLIFTKENEELFKVLSNYKFNAELIKKILRYGTPSGINLFLELFSVTWFVFIVGQLGKLELAATNIAFSINSLVFVPMLGLNMAAATLVGQSMGRNKPDEAERATENTLHLAFAYMLPVAMFMLLAPEFLLGLFKPKDMDMVLFNNLLATGKILLAFIAVYSLVDACNLVYFGALKGAGDTMFFMILMSCSATLLIIGLELAKRFGFAELNVYWSIFTVYVFLLAFLSRKRFLSKKWQNIRLITSEKK from the coding sequence ATGATAGAAAAGATAAAAAACACCTTAAAAAAACGCTGGGGCGGAAACTGCGGTTATGCTGAAGTTTTAAGAGTCGGTCTTCCGCTCGTGGTAAGTATGGCGTCAGTAACCGTTATACTTTTTACCGATCGCCTCTTTTTAAGCCATTATTCTTTAGACGCGATAGCCGCCGCTTTACCTGCGGGGCTTGTACATTTAACCATAATGCTGACGCTTACGGGTTTATGTGCTTATTCCTCTGTGTTTATTGCACAATATACAGGGGCTGGGCAAAAAGAAAAAGTCGGGCTGGCTCTTTGGCAAGGAATTTGGATTGGTCTGATTTGTTCGACTCTATTTACCCTTTGTTATTTCATTGCTGATATAATATTTTCTTTTGGCGACCATAGCCAAAATATAAAAATGCTTGAAATAGCTTATTTTCGGATACTCTGTCTTGGGGCAACTCCCTTTTTGCTTAACGCTGTTTTAGGCGGTTTTTATGCGGGACGAGGGATAACAAAACCTGTTTTATGGGCAAATCTTTTAGCGGCTTTTATAAATATTCCACTTGATTATATATTAATTTTCGGAAAATTCGGATTTCCCGAACTGGGGGTTGAAGGGGCGGCTCTTGCCTCTGTTGCCGGAGCTTTAGCCGGAACTATCTTCTTTATATTTTTAATTTTTACCAAAGAAAATGAAGAACTCTTTAAAGTACTTAGCAATTATAAGTTTAATGCCGAATTAATAAAAAAAATCCTGCGTTATGGAACTCCTAGCGGTATAAATCTTTTTTTGGAACTTTTTTCCGTTACTTGGTTTGTTTTTATCGTGGGACAATTGGGAAAACTCGAATTAGCCGCAACAAACATCGCCTTTTCAATAAACTCTTTGGTCTTTGTGCCAATGCTTGGTTTAAATATGGCGGCCGCTACCTTGGTTGGACAAAGTATGGGGCGTAACAAACCTGATGAAGCGGAAAGGGCCACAGAAAATACTCTGCACTTAGCTTTTGCTTATATGTTGCCCGTTGCCATGTTTATGCTTTTAGCTCCGGAATTTTTGTTGGGTTTGTTTAAACCTAAGGATATGGATATGGTTCTTTTTAACAACTTGCTTGCAACAGGCAAAATTCTCTTGGCTTTTATTGCCGTATATTCTCTGGTTGATGCCTGTAATTTAGTGTATTTTGGAGCATTAAAAGGGGCTGGCGATACTATGTTTTTTATGATATTAATGAGTTGTTCCGCTACTCTTTTAATAATCGGGTTAGAGCTTGCAAAGCGTTTTGGATTTGCCGAACTTAATGTTTATTGGAGTATTTTTACTGTTTATGTATTTCTCTTAGCCTTTTTATCTCGCAAACGTTTTTTAAGTAAAAAATGGCAAAATATTCGATTAATCACCAGCGAAAAGAAATAA
- a CDS encoding M24 family metallopeptidase, with translation MNKEKQNCEFKPELFDIDYQKTYSHDQDFTREEMELRLGRLRSLLNRYLPEASGVLIFSRIHIYYFTGTFANGCLWIPLEGEPILTSRKGIDRAKLESPLTKFGTYKSFKELPNIFKNFEVPFGNTIAVEKAWLPWNLSESLISALNGIKILAADRIIELCRSVKTEWELKKMRLSGERMYQAQVVEMPNIIKIGMSELEIAHKSWEIVFQLGHGGTIRMKAPEENMMLGIVSRGMNANYPTFYNGPIGHQGEHPALPYMGSKNAKIQKGDLINADFGFCYEAYLTDRTQVYFMGKKSELPKPVLQAQELCQKIEDTCSTLLKAGELPSIIYEKALELVEKTPFKQGFMGLSSSQVPFIGHGIGLQVDEYPAIAKRFDEPLENAMTIALEPKIGLSGYGMVGVEDTYEITKQGAISLTGKRKPMDIICLE, from the coding sequence ATGAATAAAGAAAAGCAAAACTGTGAGTTTAAGCCTGAACTTTTTGATATAGACTACCAAAAAACTTATTCCCATGATCAAGACTTTACTCGAGAAGAAATGGAACTAAGGCTTGGGCGTTTACGCTCTTTATTAAACCGTTATTTGCCGGAAGCGAGCGGAGTTCTCATCTTTTCTCGCATACATATTTATTATTTTACCGGAACTTTTGCCAACGGTTGTTTATGGATTCCGCTTGAAGGCGAACCGATTTTAACCAGTAGAAAAGGCATAGATAGAGCAAAACTTGAAAGCCCTTTAACAAAGTTTGGAACATATAAATCTTTTAAAGAATTACCGAATATTTTTAAAAACTTTGAAGTTCCGTTTGGAAACACTATTGCTGTTGAAAAAGCTTGGCTACCTTGGAACTTATCTGAAAGTTTAATAAGTGCCTTAAACGGTATAAAAATTTTGGCGGCCGACCGCATTATAGAACTTTGTCGCAGTGTTAAAACAGAATGGGAATTAAAAAAAATGCGTTTGAGTGGTGAACGCATGTACCAAGCTCAAGTTGTGGAAATGCCCAATATTATCAAAATAGGTATGAGCGAGCTTGAAATAGCACACAAAAGTTGGGAAATAGTCTTTCAACTTGGGCATGGTGGAACCATACGCATGAAAGCACCTGAGGAAAACATGATGCTTGGCATTGTTTCACGCGGTATGAATGCTAATTACCCAACCTTTTATAACGGTCCGATCGGGCACCAAGGTGAACACCCCGCCCTACCTTATATGGGAAGTAAAAACGCCAAAATACAAAAAGGTGATTTAATTAATGCTGATTTTGGCTTTTGTTACGAAGCTTATCTTACAGACCGAACTCAAGTATATTTTATGGGGAAAAAAAGTGAACTTCCCAAACCTGTTTTACAAGCCCAAGAACTTTGTCAAAAAATCGAAGATACTTGTTCAACTTTGTTAAAAGCCGGAGAATTACCAAGCATAATATATGAAAAAGCCCTTGAACTTGTAGAGAAAACGCCTTTTAAACAAGGTTTTATGGGATTATCATCAAGCCAAGTACCCTTTATAGGACACGGAATAGGTCTGCAAGTTGACGAATATCCTGCGATTGCCAAACGTTTTGACGAACCTTTGGAAAACGCAATGACCATTGCCCTTGAACCCAAAATCGGTCTTTCTGGTTATGGCATGGTCGGAGTTGAAGACACTTACGAAATTACGAAACAAGGGGCAATAAGCCTTACAGGAAAGCGTAAGCCCATGGACATTATTTGTCTTGAATAA
- a CDS encoding TrkH family potassium uptake protein translates to MKLTNITSFLGILCFLFSFTLIFPVFIALHYSEAQYLDFIHAILITASTGFILVAYSYFASKSKSFTQINLNHRESMFIVGTSWILSTIIGAIPFIIGADFTVANAIFESASGFSTTGSSILTDIEILPKSILFWRGFLNWFGGLGIVVFSLLIMPFLGVGGVQLFQAETTGIDDDKLKPRVKDTAFTLVKIYLGLTISLFVLLLFGGMDWFDSITHTFATVATGGFSTKNASVGAFDSAYIQWIIILFMILGGINFGLLYKGLVLRRFSAFFKNIELKVFLNTILISTTLVILIIYAAKSFQNLDLINTFEPTLRTVMFNLVSLLTTTGFSTYNYETWPQATFTIVLFLTFIGGCAGSTSGGLKCIRLFLLTQFAKKEIFTTVHPHAVRRIKIEGESVSADVLSGVFAFFILYIMIASIGTFVLTLQDIDILTAFSAVLTCIGNVGPGLGTVGPAENFNHLPDLSKYCLSLCMLLGRLEFFALLMLITPEFWRE, encoded by the coding sequence ATGAAACTTACGAATATTACTTCGTTTTTGGGAATACTCTGTTTTTTGTTTTCTTTTACGCTTATTTTTCCTGTTTTTATTGCACTGCACTATTCCGAAGCTCAATATCTTGATTTTATTCATGCAATATTAATTACGGCATCAACAGGCTTTATTTTAGTTGCCTATAGCTATTTTGCCAGCAAATCAAAATCTTTTACTCAAATCAACTTAAATCATAGAGAAAGCATGTTTATAGTTGGTACAAGTTGGATATTAAGCACGATAATAGGGGCTATACCTTTTATTATTGGAGCTGATTTTACTGTTGCCAATGCGATTTTTGAATCTGCCTCAGGTTTTTCTACAACCGGAAGTTCTATTTTAACCGATATCGAAATACTCCCGAAATCAATTTTATTTTGGCGTGGCTTTCTAAATTGGTTCGGTGGTTTGGGCATTGTTGTTTTTTCCCTCTTGATTATGCCTTTTTTAGGCGTTGGCGGTGTACAACTTTTTCAGGCCGAAACAACGGGAATTGACGACGACAAACTTAAGCCAAGAGTAAAAGATACTGCTTTCACCCTTGTCAAGATATATCTTGGCTTAACAATAAGCCTTTTTGTCCTCTTACTATTTGGCGGCATGGATTGGTTTGACTCTATAACCCATACCTTTGCTACGGTTGCAACCGGCGGTTTTTCTACCAAAAACGCTTCTGTTGGAGCGTTCGACAGTGCATATATTCAATGGATTATTATTTTATTTATGATACTAGGTGGTATAAACTTTGGACTGTTATACAAAGGATTAGTTTTACGCAGATTTTCTGCATTCTTTAAAAACATTGAACTTAAAGTTTTTTTAAATACTATTCTAATAAGTACCACTTTGGTTATATTGATTATTTATGCAGCAAAGTCTTTTCAAAACCTTGACCTTATAAATACTTTTGAACCAACTTTAAGAACAGTTATGTTTAACCTTGTCTCCCTTTTAACAACCACCGGGTTTAGCACATATAATTATGAAACATGGCCTCAAGCCACTTTTACTATAGTACTATTTCTTACCTTTATTGGTGGTTGTGCCGGCTCTACCAGTGGAGGTTTAAAGTGTATCCGTTTATTTTTATTGACTCAATTTGCCAAAAAGGAAATTTTTACTACTGTTCACCCTCATGCTGTCAGACGTATTAAGATAGAAGGCGAAAGTGTTTCCGCCGATGTATTAAGCGGAGTCTTTGCATTTTTTATCTTGTATATAATGATTGCAAGTATAGGCACTTTTGTTTTAACCTTACAAGATATTGATATTTTAACGGCATTTTCAGCAGTTTTAACATGCATTGGAAACGTAGGACCGGGTCTTGGAACAGTTGGACCGGCAGAAAACTTTAACCACCTGCCTGATCTATCAAAATATTGTTTAAGTTTATGTATGTTACTGGGACGTTTGGAATTTTTTGCTTTATTAATGTTAATAACCCCTGAGTTTTGGCGAGAATAA
- the ndk gene encoding nucleoside-diphosphate kinase has translation MIERTLCLIKPDATKRNLIGAILSMIEGKGLTIKALKKLKLTKEQAATFYIVHKERPFYNDLINYMTSGPIVAAILEGENAVKAYRELMGATNPENAEQGTIRKTYALNLEANSVHGSDSPENAAIETAFMFSGLENC, from the coding sequence ATGATCGAACGTACTTTATGTTTAATTAAGCCTGATGCTACAAAACGTAACCTTATTGGTGCTATTCTAAGCATGATAGAAGGCAAAGGACTTACAATAAAAGCATTGAAAAAACTTAAATTAACTAAAGAACAAGCCGCCACTTTTTATATAGTACATAAAGAAAGACCTTTTTATAATGATTTAATAAACTATATGACCTCCGGTCCTATCGTTGCCGCAATACTCGAAGGCGAAAACGCAGTTAAAGCATATCGTGAATTAATGGGAGCAACCAATCCTGAAAATGCAGAACAAGGTACAATCAGAAAAACTTATGCCTTAAACTTAGAGGCAAATTCCGTGCATGGTTCAGATTCTCCTGAAAATGCCGCTATTGAAACAGCTTTTATGTTTTCTGGTTTAGAAAACTGCTAA
- a CDS encoding TolC family outer membrane protein, translating into MTLKTQVLAVLTLFGCVALGNVYLPLSAYAQPSNNASSSTPESTGAIEVKSSILATIGHHPQIKALQENRQAAIHDVSRARSGWLPRIDARAGYGAEQVNDSTTRSVTGQKTNTYYDRTEASLTFQQTLWDGMSTWNRVEQGQATLESVESRLLDNTEGLSLDAIRAHIEVARQRRIVALSERNIQNHKDILESQKQRQRLGASSLADVTQTEGRLARAQASLAENYSTLEIAVANYKRLTGKEPTDLLPASMPAGAYPSLDAALASARTNNPKVKAGMADIKVADAQIEIGKANFHPQIYIDGGPYYRWRVDSSETYAWGNSVMLRASWNLFDGFYDWYNFKGNRARLRQSRETLVDTYESLAETTESTWSQLISAREQARYFSNAVEFNTQTRDMYLEQFNLGERSLLDVLDAENELYSSSIQLVTATQNEIVAQYRLLALGGELLKEFGINPALYMVDADKRANERQER; encoded by the coding sequence ATGACTTTAAAAACGCAAGTGTTAGCCGTTTTAACACTATTTGGTTGTGTGGCGTTAGGAAATGTATATTTGCCACTTTCTGCTTATGCACAGCCTTCTAATAATGCTTCCTCTTCTACTCCTGAAAGCACAGGAGCTATTGAAGTAAAATCTTCTATATTGGCGACTATTGGTCATCACCCACAAATCAAAGCTTTGCAGGAAAATCGCCAAGCCGCAATTCATGATGTCAGCCGTGCTCGTAGCGGTTGGTTGCCAAGAATAGATGCCAGAGCCGGATACGGTGCAGAGCAAGTTAATGATTCGACTACTCGTAGCGTTACAGGACAAAAAACCAATACCTATTATGATAGAACAGAAGCCTCTTTAACGTTCCAACAAACTCTTTGGGACGGTATGTCTACTTGGAACAGAGTAGAGCAAGGGCAAGCTACTCTTGAATCAGTTGAAAGCCGTTTGTTGGATAATACTGAGGGGCTTTCTCTTGATGCAATCAGGGCTCATATAGAAGTTGCACGTCAACGCCGTATTGTTGCCTTGTCAGAACGCAATATTCAAAACCATAAAGATATTCTTGAGTCTCAAAAGCAACGCCAACGCTTAGGTGCATCAAGCCTTGCCGACGTTACTCAAACAGAAGGTCGTTTAGCCAGAGCCCAAGCTTCTTTGGCTGAAAACTATTCTACCCTTGAAATAGCTGTTGCCAACTATAAGCGTTTAACAGGTAAAGAGCCTACTGATTTATTGCCGGCTTCAATGCCTGCCGGTGCTTACCCAAGTTTAGATGCTGCTTTAGCGTCGGCTCGCACCAACAACCCTAAAGTTAAAGCCGGAATGGCAGATATTAAAGTTGCTGATGCACAAATAGAAATCGGTAAAGCAAACTTTCATCCTCAAATCTATATTGACGGCGGTCCTTATTATCGTTGGCGTGTAGATAGTAGCGAAACTTACGCTTGGGGCAATAGCGTTATGCTAAGAGCTAGTTGGAACTTGTTTGACGGTTTTTATGATTGGTATAACTTTAAAGGTAACCGTGCTCGTTTGCGCCAGTCTCGTGAAACCTTGGTTGATACCTATGAAAGCTTAGCAGAAACCACAGAAAGCACTTGGAGCCAATTAATTTCTGCTCGCGAACAAGCTCGTTATTTTTCAAATGCTGTTGAGTTTAATACTCAAACCAGAGATATGTATCTTGAGCAATTTAACCTGGGTGAACGTTCTTTGCTTGACGTGCTTGACGCTGAAAACGAATTATATAGTTCTTCTATTCAGTTAGTTACCGCCACACAAAACGAAATAGTCGCTCAATATCGTTTATTGGCTCTTGGTGGCGAACTGCTTAAAGAGTTTGGCATTAATCCTGCTCTTTATATGGTAGATGCTGATAAAAGAGCAAACGAAAGACAAGAAAGATAA